The Gemmata palustris genome includes a region encoding these proteins:
- a CDS encoding flagellin N-terminal helical domain-containing protein has product MALSVVNNNASLNAQQNLNRTSTALSKSLERLSTGLKINRGADGPAGLVISEQQRAQIAGLTTAIDNSNKAVSLVQTAEGALNELNTLLTKARGLALDSANSGVQDSAALAANQSEITNALSTINNIANTTKFGSNKLLLNGQAGVLATSITNPSTLGQIKAGATAPTGNQTIAVGAAGGGSITGAGNLANVALDGSVLASGGNVTAGTAAGAATITISGGGLSGSVVANIQNGDNAAAIAAAVGGALGSSFTVNNTGGGATQFQIIAEDSNQAVTVTFGGAGAASVATALGFAASTPFTGAAGTATLTLTGGGLASAGVVVDLSATSTGATVVSTVQAALDAAAGSGNFTVSGSTGAPLVITSKLSSTAITAVAGAANTSTTTAPATATGIATTAQVGTTGASVSSTTVTNGTATGGRGTGANNITSAALTGSGTLTLSGGSLTNSASIVVSLATGDSSATIVSKVQAALDNASANGGGSGKFTVSGSVGGKLTIQSNVLGSAAISIQSDSAATAAVTGVSNGSADVGIAGNALRVFVGATEGTVSTGSQGLGNAVTLGDATTGLTFNVGVAGGKATAGSNTVNVTDNSLSFQIGANAGEFSKISIDKVTADRLGTGVSGLNNIATTDLSLIDVTTSNGAQDAIKIIDQAITDVSTIRAKLGAFQTNSLESNTNSLRNTLENTTAAQSVIRDTDFASEIANFTRLQTQQQAGATVLGNANQTTALVAQLLRG; this is encoded by the coding sequence ATGGCCCTGTCAGTCGTCAACAACAACGCGTCGCTCAACGCACAGCAGAACCTGAACCGGACCAGCACCGCGCTGTCCAAGTCGCTGGAACGGCTCTCGACCGGCCTCAAGATCAACCGCGGTGCGGACGGCCCCGCCGGCCTCGTGATCTCGGAACAACAACGGGCCCAGATCGCCGGCCTCACGACCGCCATCGACAACTCGAACAAGGCCGTCTCGCTGGTGCAGACCGCCGAAGGCGCGCTGAACGAACTCAACACCCTGCTCACGAAGGCCCGCGGGTTGGCCCTCGACTCCGCTAACAGCGGCGTGCAGGACTCCGCGGCCCTCGCCGCGAACCAGTCCGAAATCACGAACGCCCTCAGCACCATCAACAACATCGCGAACACGACCAAGTTCGGTAGCAACAAGTTGCTGCTCAACGGCCAGGCCGGGGTTCTGGCGACCTCCATCACCAACCCCAGCACCCTGGGCCAGATCAAGGCCGGTGCGACGGCCCCGACCGGCAACCAGACGATCGCGGTGGGTGCGGCCGGTGGCGGTTCGATCACCGGTGCGGGTAACCTGGCGAACGTGGCACTGGACGGCTCGGTGCTGGCGTCCGGCGGTAACGTGACGGCGGGCACGGCGGCTGGGGCCGCGACCATCACCATCAGTGGTGGCGGGCTGAGCGGCTCGGTCGTCGCCAACATCCAAAACGGTGACAACGCGGCGGCCATCGCAGCAGCCGTCGGCGGGGCCCTGGGCAGCAGCTTTACGGTGAACAACACCGGTGGCGGTGCGACCCAGTTCCAGATCATCGCCGAGGACAGCAACCAGGCGGTCACCGTCACGTTCGGTGGCGCGGGCGCCGCGTCCGTGGCGACCGCCCTCGGGTTCGCCGCCTCGACGCCGTTCACCGGTGCGGCCGGGACCGCGACCCTGACCCTCACGGGCGGCGGGCTGGCCAGCGCCGGCGTCGTCGTGGATCTGTCCGCGACCAGCACCGGGGCCACGGTCGTGTCCACGGTCCAGGCCGCCCTTGATGCGGCCGCCGGGTCGGGCAACTTCACGGTGAGCGGTAGCACCGGTGCCCCGCTGGTCATCACCAGCAAGCTCAGCAGCACCGCGATCACGGCCGTGGCCGGGGCCGCGAACACCTCGACCACGACGGCCCCGGCGACGGCGACAGGGATCGCCACCACCGCCCAGGTCGGCACCACGGGTGCGAGCGTGAGCAGCACGACGGTGACCAACGGGACCGCGACCGGCGGCCGCGGCACCGGGGCGAACAACATCACCAGCGCCGCCCTCACGGGCTCGGGCACCTTGACCCTCTCTGGTGGTAGCCTGACCAACAGCGCCTCGATCGTGGTCTCCCTGGCCACCGGCGACAGCTCCGCGACCATCGTGAGCAAGGTGCAGGCGGCCCTGGACAACGCTTCCGCCAACGGCGGCGGCTCGGGCAAGTTCACGGTCAGCGGCTCCGTCGGCGGCAAGCTGACGATCCAGAGCAACGTGCTCGGCTCGGCCGCGATCAGCATCCAGTCCGACTCCGCCGCGACCGCCGCGGTGACCGGCGTGAGCAACGGCTCGGCCGACGTCGGTATCGCCGGGAACGCCCTCCGGGTGTTCGTCGGGGCGACGGAAGGCACCGTCTCGACCGGCTCGCAAGGGTTGGGCAACGCGGTGACCCTGGGCGACGCGACCACCGGCCTGACGTTCAACGTCGGGGTGGCCGGCGGGAAGGCGACCGCGGGCAGCAACACGGTGAACGTGACCGACAACTCGCTGAGCTTCCAGATCGGTGCGAACGCGGGTGAGTTCTCGAAGATCTCGATCGACAAGGTGACCGCGGACCGCCTCGGCACCGGGGTGAGCGGCCTGAACAACATCGCCACGACCGACCTGAGCTTGATCGACGTCACGACCTCGAACGGGGCCCAGGACGCGATCAAGATCATCGACCAGGCGATCACCGACGTGTCCACGATCCGTGCGAAGCTCGGGGCCTTCCAGACGAACAGCCTCGAGTCCAACACCAACAGCCTGCGGAACACCCTGGAGAACACGACCGCGGCCCAGTCGGTCATCCGCGACACGGACTTCGCGTCCGAAATCGCGAACTTCACCCGCCTCCAGACGCAGCAACAGGCCGGTGCGACGGTGCTCGGCAACGCCAACCAGACGACGGCCCTCGTCGCCCAGCTCCTCCGGGGCTAA
- a CDS encoding flagellar basal body L-ring protein FlgH — MLASVGLIAAAVTTGRADSLWERRDPRYGFLFQDNRARNIGDVLTVTITEATVANEQDQKALTRTTTSSGQVQVFGGGPVGAGTAGGTGTVTAPGVGFVYPNQSSNMAFNGNAQNTVNRVFTDRMAVTVVDVMPNGNLVVEGYRSRVVQGEERVLRITGVVRPADIGVGNVITSGSVANFRISYLGRGPTTRTTKQGYLGRLGNLLRP; from the coding sequence ATGTTAGCTTCCGTCGGCCTGATCGCCGCGGCCGTCACGACCGGGCGGGCCGATTCGCTCTGGGAGCGGCGCGACCCGCGGTACGGGTTCCTGTTCCAGGACAACCGCGCCCGTAACATCGGCGACGTGCTCACGGTGACCATCACCGAGGCGACCGTCGCGAACGAGCAGGACCAGAAGGCCCTGACCCGCACGACCACTTCCAGCGGTCAGGTGCAGGTGTTCGGGGGCGGGCCGGTCGGTGCCGGCACCGCGGGCGGGACCGGCACCGTGACCGCGCCGGGGGTCGGGTTCGTGTACCCGAACCAGAGCAGCAACATGGCGTTCAACGGCAACGCGCAAAACACGGTCAATCGTGTGTTTACGGACCGCATGGCCGTAACGGTGGTGGACGTGATGCCCAACGGGAACCTGGTCGTCGAGGGGTACCGGAGCCGCGTCGTTCAGGGCGAGGAGCGCGTGCTGCGCATCACCGGCGTCGTGCGCCCGGCCGACATCGGGGTGGGGAACGTCATCACGTCCGGCTCGGTCGCGAACTTCCGCATCAGTTACTTGGGCCGCGGGCCGACGACGCGGACGACGAAACAGGGCTACCTCGGGCGCCTCGGCAACCTGCTGCGCCCGTAG
- a CDS encoding flagellar export chaperone FliS, whose translation MNAYRRYQQTQPDTGWTRMDLLLALYDKALEHLDRAEAALGAGDTSGAVARVSKTQHIIMALADGVRVEVNPEVNTNILRLYEFAVTTLSKPTVESVASARKILRTLREGFEAVRVEANELERAGKVAAMQSGQLVAATA comes from the coding sequence ATGAACGCCTACCGCCGTTACCAGCAGACGCAACCGGACACCGGATGGACCCGCATGGACCTGCTCCTCGCCCTGTACGACAAGGCGCTGGAGCACCTCGACCGGGCCGAGGCCGCGCTCGGCGCGGGGGACACGTCCGGGGCGGTGGCGCGCGTGAGCAAGACGCAGCACATTATCATGGCCCTGGCGGACGGGGTCCGGGTCGAGGTGAACCCCGAAGTCAACACCAACATCCTGCGGCTCTACGAGTTCGCGGTGACCACCCTGAGCAAGCCGACCGTTGAGAGCGTCGCGAGCGCGCGGAAGATCCTCCGCACGCTCCGCGAGGGGTTCGAGGCGGTCCGGGTCGAAGCGAACGAACTGGAACGTGCCGGTAAGGTTGCGGCGATGCAGAGCGGCCAGTTGGTCGCCGCGACCGCCTGA
- a CDS encoding rod-binding protein, with translation MTTISDPYAAKYGATVQSKEEARLKNMAGEMEATFLSMLLKEMRQTLDPDEGGGMFPGDSGDVQGGLFDLYLGRHLADGGGIGLAATLVRQMQTAGAVPKPVTPTDAHRAPTAFDHHRDVPPAPAG, from the coding sequence ATGACCACAATTTCAGACCCCTACGCGGCCAAGTATGGTGCTACGGTTCAGAGCAAGGAAGAAGCGCGTCTCAAGAACATGGCCGGCGAGATGGAGGCCACCTTCCTCTCGATGCTGTTGAAGGAGATGCGCCAGACGCTCGACCCCGATGAGGGGGGCGGCATGTTCCCCGGCGACTCCGGTGACGTGCAGGGCGGTTTGTTCGATCTGTACTTGGGTCGGCACCTCGCCGATGGCGGGGGAATCGGGCTGGCGGCGACGCTGGTCCGACAGATGCAAACCGCCGGCGCCGTGCCGAAGCCGGTAACCCCAACTGATGCACACCGTGCCCCAACAGCTTTCGACCACCACCGCGACGTTCCTCCAGCACCTGCGGGTTGA
- the flgG gene encoding flagellar basal-body rod protein FlgG, whose amino-acid sequence MIKALFTSATGMNVQTTAIDNTSNNIANVNTNGFKKGQADFQDLIYVTQRAPGSDAAQGLQVPTGLQIGSGARVAGITKVFTEGALVNTQNPFDVAVEGEGFFQVTLPSGELRYTRDGALRLNAQGSLVTSDGFLISPQITIPTSAVAVSVGSDGTISVQNAGALNASTVLGQLTLVRFQNPAGLSAEGRNLFAETASSGAPLIATPGQNGVGLTRQGFLERSNVDVVTELVNLILAQRAYEFNTRAVRTADNMLASTTDLIR is encoded by the coding sequence GTGATTAAGGCCCTGTTCACCAGCGCGACTGGTATGAACGTCCAGACCACGGCGATCGACAACACGTCGAACAACATCGCCAACGTGAACACCAACGGGTTCAAGAAGGGGCAAGCGGACTTCCAGGACCTCATCTACGTGACCCAGCGCGCCCCGGGCTCGGACGCGGCCCAGGGGCTCCAGGTGCCCACCGGTCTGCAGATCGGGAGCGGGGCGCGGGTGGCGGGCATCACGAAGGTGTTCACCGAAGGCGCGCTGGTCAACACGCAGAACCCGTTCGACGTGGCCGTGGAGGGCGAAGGGTTCTTCCAGGTCACGCTGCCCAGCGGCGAACTGCGGTACACGCGCGACGGGGCGCTGCGCCTGAACGCACAGGGGAGTCTCGTCACGAGCGACGGGTTCCTGATCTCACCGCAAATCACGATCCCGACGTCCGCGGTGGCCGTTTCGGTCGGGTCCGACGGCACCATCTCGGTGCAGAACGCCGGGGCGCTCAACGCTTCGACCGTGCTGGGGCAGCTCACGCTCGTGCGGTTCCAGAACCCGGCCGGCCTCAGTGCCGAGGGGCGGAACCTGTTCGCGGAAACGGCGTCCTCCGGCGCGCCGCTCATCGCGACGCCCGGTCAGAACGGCGTCGGGCTGACGCGCCAGGGGTTCCTGGAGCGGTCCAACGTGGACGTGGTGACCGAACTCGTCAACCTGATCCTCGCGCAGCGCGCCTACGAGTTCAACACGCGCGCCGTGCGAACCGCCGATAACATGCTGGCCTCGACCACGGACCTGATCCGATAA
- a CDS encoding flagella basal body P-ring formation protein FlgA, which translates to MRISRFLLALVGAGLVTTGVRAGDPVTVELTERATVGTALVTVGDVAVVSGGDADLRARVARLDLADLKPRDQNIVLGRRSVEYRIQLAGIDAVRVVGAERSTVAVARRSVTTEEVVAVARAELFRHSADTPGLTIDLAQPLVVKLPEVPANERVSIIAKPRARPGATGRVQMDMTIASGGETLLAFAIQLDVKSSTRPAPAAVTPAGGAITSVSSMPGAAMLPAPGAGARNEVLVRARQRVEVLIQSGELKIVMVGEAQQDGRLGQTIFVQNPDSKKLIPAKVAGPGKLEVELGGQSP; encoded by the coding sequence ATGCGAATTTCTCGGTTCCTGCTCGCCCTCGTGGGCGCCGGGCTCGTTACCACAGGGGTGCGAGCGGGCGACCCAGTCACGGTGGAACTCACGGAGCGCGCGACCGTCGGGACCGCGCTGGTCACGGTCGGCGACGTCGCGGTCGTGTCCGGCGGGGACGCCGACCTCCGCGCCCGTGTGGCCCGACTCGACCTCGCGGACCTCAAGCCGCGCGACCAGAACATTGTCCTCGGGCGCCGGTCCGTCGAGTACCGAATTCAGTTGGCCGGGATCGACGCCGTGCGGGTCGTCGGGGCCGAGCGCTCGACGGTCGCGGTGGCGCGCCGGTCGGTTACGACCGAAGAAGTCGTGGCGGTGGCGCGGGCGGAACTCTTTCGCCACTCGGCAGATACGCCCGGTCTCACGATCGACCTCGCGCAACCGCTCGTGGTGAAGCTCCCTGAAGTGCCGGCGAACGAGCGCGTCTCGATTATCGCGAAGCCGCGCGCCCGGCCGGGCGCGACCGGCCGCGTGCAAATGGACATGACCATCGCCAGCGGCGGCGAAACACTACTCGCCTTCGCCATTCAGCTCGACGTGAAGTCGAGCACGCGCCCCGCCCCGGCCGCGGTGACCCCCGCCGGAGGAGCGATTACGAGCGTCTCGTCCATGCCCGGTGCCGCGATGCTGCCCGCGCCCGGGGCGGGCGCCCGGAACGAGGTCCTCGTTCGCGCCCGGCAGCGGGTGGAAGTGCTGATCCAGAGCGGCGAACTGAAGATCGTGATGGTCGGCGAAGCCCAGCAGGACGGGCGCCTCGGTCAGACCATCTTCGTGCAGAACCCCGACTCGAAGAAGCTGATCCCCGCGAAGGTCGCCGGACCCGGCAAGCTCGAAGTCGAACTCGGAGGGCAATCGCCATGA
- the fliD gene encoding flagellar filament capping protein FliD, whose amino-acid sequence MAISGVNSNGLNFAGLATGIDTAKIIEGLNSISQQRIDRFKVQKTEVISKQATFATLQGKLFDLQSKTNALARSGGGAFDGRTATTSDSTSLTATAGTAAVAGTYSLSVVSLAKAAQTSSAGFADPNAQIKEGTLTLQVGSGTATTVTVDSRNNTLQGLADSINTAGGDLRASVVNDGTGVTPYRLLLTSAKTGSANAITVTNNLSTGTGAAIDPGATVVQAATDAQVKVGSGAGAITVTSATNQVNNLITGVSLNVLQADAAKTITVTVKADTDATVKSVQDFVTSYNAVRDFITEQTQFDADSSTAGALLGNGDVSALANELSGALSATIPGLTTSSNRLSTVGLSFTDEGKLAFDSAKFTTALATSDTAQADFKRLFSLSGKSDASGVDFLIGTNKTKPTAGTPYKVNVTAPATRAVVVASGAPGAVMLTPPNNALQVKLNGLTAVGVTLPGGTYSTPEELIAAVQKAINSASGLNGNLVTATINGDGKAQITTQKYGSGATIAITGGSADVLNALGFAGTETGTGTDVAGNFVVNGVTEAATGSGQILTGSSGNASTDGLQVTSTLSSAGSANVTVTQGLASRLGSVLNKYLDPVNGRFKQINEVFTKQTSDIDKNVAKQQALVDSKAAQLQSQFAAMETAVNNLKGIQTQLSSLTSSATSSK is encoded by the coding sequence ATGGCCATCAGTGGCGTTAACTCCAACGGACTCAACTTCGCCGGCCTGGCCACCGGTATCGATACCGCCAAGATCATCGAAGGATTGAACTCGATCAGCCAACAGCGGATCGACCGGTTCAAGGTCCAGAAGACCGAAGTCATCAGCAAACAAGCCACGTTTGCCACGCTGCAGGGCAAACTGTTCGACTTACAATCCAAAACCAATGCCCTGGCCCGATCGGGTGGCGGGGCGTTCGACGGGCGCACCGCGACCACGTCCGACAGCACGTCCCTGACCGCGACCGCAGGAACGGCCGCGGTCGCGGGCACGTACTCGCTGTCCGTCGTGAGCCTCGCGAAGGCCGCGCAGACCTCGTCCGCCGGGTTCGCCGACCCCAACGCTCAGATCAAGGAGGGGACGCTGACCCTTCAGGTCGGCAGCGGGACCGCGACGACCGTGACGGTCGACAGTCGCAACAACACGCTCCAGGGCCTGGCCGACTCGATCAACACGGCCGGGGGCGACCTCCGGGCCTCCGTGGTCAACGACGGCACGGGTGTCACCCCCTACCGGTTGCTCCTCACGTCCGCCAAGACGGGGTCGGCCAACGCCATCACCGTTACGAACAACCTGAGCACCGGCACCGGCGCCGCGATCGATCCGGGTGCCACCGTGGTCCAGGCCGCGACGGACGCCCAGGTGAAGGTCGGGAGCGGGGCCGGGGCGATCACCGTGACCAGCGCGACCAATCAGGTGAACAACCTGATTACGGGCGTCAGCCTGAACGTGCTCCAGGCGGACGCGGCCAAGACCATCACCGTGACGGTCAAGGCCGACACCGACGCCACCGTCAAGTCGGTCCAGGATTTCGTCACCTCGTACAACGCGGTGCGCGACTTCATCACCGAGCAAACCCAGTTCGACGCCGACAGTTCGACGGCCGGGGCGCTGCTCGGGAACGGCGACGTGTCCGCGCTGGCCAACGAGCTCTCGGGCGCTCTCTCGGCCACGATCCCCGGGCTGACCACCAGCTCGAACCGCCTCTCCACGGTCGGCCTCTCGTTCACCGACGAGGGGAAGCTGGCGTTCGACTCCGCGAAGTTCACCACCGCGCTGGCCACCAGCGACACCGCCCAGGCCGATTTCAAGCGCCTGTTCTCGCTCTCGGGTAAGTCGGACGCCAGCGGGGTCGATTTCCTCATCGGCACGAACAAGACCAAGCCCACGGCCGGCACGCCGTACAAGGTCAACGTGACGGCCCCGGCGACGCGCGCCGTCGTGGTCGCGTCCGGTGCCCCGGGCGCGGTGATGCTCACCCCGCCCAATAACGCCCTTCAGGTCAAACTGAACGGCCTGACCGCGGTCGGAGTGACCCTGCCGGGCGGGACGTACAGCACCCCGGAGGAGCTGATCGCCGCGGTCCAGAAGGCGATCAACTCGGCCTCGGGTTTGAACGGGAACCTCGTCACCGCCACGATCAACGGGGACGGGAAGGCCCAGATCACGACCCAGAAGTACGGGTCCGGGGCCACCATCGCGATCACCGGCGGGTCGGCCGACGTGCTCAACGCGCTCGGGTTCGCCGGTACCGAGACCGGCACCGGCACGGACGTCGCCGGGAACTTCGTGGTGAATGGCGTAACCGAAGCCGCGACCGGGTCCGGCCAGATCCTCACCGGTTCCTCGGGGAACGCCAGCACCGACGGGCTCCAGGTGACCTCGACGCTCTCCTCCGCCGGTTCTGCGAACGTAACCGTCACCCAGGGGCTGGCCAGTCGGCTCGGCTCGGTGCTCAACAAGTACCTCGACCCCGTGAACGGCCGGTTCAAGCAGATCAACGAGGTGTTCACGAAGCAGACATCGGATATCGACAAGAACGTTGCCAAGCAGCAAGCACTCGTTGACTCCAAGGCCGCTCAACTCCAGTCGCAGTTCGCTGCGATGGAGACTGCGGTGAACAACCTGAAGGGGATTCAGACCCAGCTCTCGTCCCTGACCTCGAGCGCCACGAGTTCCAAGTAA
- a CDS encoding flagellar basal body P-ring protein FlgI translates to MYRLLIAAAAVLAVTSQAPAQVRIKDVTDVSGARGNQLFGFGLVVGLDGTGSRSTFTQQIAVDMLQRMGTTTQIFSQLPAESVLRSTSISAVMVTAEIGPFARKGGKLDVTVSAMDDARSLQGGTLIFTPLRGADGNVYALAQGPLSIGGFSVTVGGGGVQKNHVNVGRIPGGAFIEKEVPGELVRDGKATLLLKDPDFNTSRLIAKTINERYPGTASAADPGAVVLCQPTDLSKSATQFIAEVGLLEVRPDAPARVVINERTGTVVAGEHVSISPTAVAHGNLYIGISINPLVSQPAPFSGGVTTVVPRVQTASSEQQARLIPLPKAATVADVARAMNALGVSPRDLIAIFQAMKKAGALHAELLIE, encoded by the coding sequence ATGTACCGGCTGTTGATCGCCGCCGCCGCCGTGCTCGCGGTGACGTCCCAGGCGCCCGCACAGGTGCGGATCAAGGACGTCACCGACGTGTCGGGCGCGCGCGGGAACCAGTTGTTCGGGTTCGGGCTGGTGGTCGGGCTGGACGGCACCGGGAGCCGCAGCACGTTCACGCAGCAGATCGCGGTGGACATGCTCCAGCGCATGGGCACGACGACGCAGATCTTCAGTCAGCTCCCGGCCGAATCGGTCCTCCGCTCCACGAGCATCTCGGCGGTCATGGTGACGGCCGAGATCGGGCCGTTCGCGCGGAAGGGCGGGAAGCTGGACGTGACCGTGTCCGCGATGGACGACGCCCGCAGTCTCCAGGGCGGCACGCTGATCTTCACGCCCCTGCGCGGGGCCGACGGCAACGTGTACGCGCTGGCCCAGGGGCCGCTGTCCATCGGCGGCTTCTCGGTGACCGTGGGGGGCGGCGGCGTGCAGAAGAACCACGTGAACGTCGGGCGCATCCCGGGCGGCGCGTTCATCGAGAAGGAAGTGCCCGGCGAACTGGTCCGCGACGGGAAGGCCACGCTGCTCCTGAAGGACCCCGACTTCAACACGTCGCGCTTGATCGCGAAGACGATCAACGAGCGCTACCCCGGAACCGCGAGCGCGGCCGACCCCGGCGCGGTGGTGCTGTGCCAGCCGACCGACCTGAGCAAGTCGGCGACCCAGTTCATCGCGGAGGTCGGGCTCCTGGAGGTGCGCCCGGACGCGCCGGCCCGGGTCGTCATTAACGAGCGCACGGGCACCGTGGTGGCCGGGGAGCACGTCTCCATCTCCCCCACAGCGGTGGCACACGGGAACCTGTACATCGGGATCTCGATCAACCCGCTCGTGTCGCAACCGGCGCCGTTTTCCGGTGGGGTGACCACCGTTGTACCGCGCGTGCAGACCGCCAGTAGCGAGCAGCAGGCGCGGCTCATCCCGCTCCCGAAGGCCGCCACGGTCGCGGACGTCGCGCGGGCCATGAACGCCCTTGGGGTCAGCCCGCGCGACCTGATCGCCATCTTCCAGGCCATGAAGAAGGCCGGGGCGCTCCACGCGGAACTGCTGATCGAGTGA
- a CDS encoding flagellar hook-basal body protein: MIRGMYSAASALVVASEQQEVTAHNLAHATTPGYRERGLVFETFDRALGRATEPTGDITGVRTVQAYNDFRPGALQQTNHPYDLALGDPDRFFVLNGPNGPLYTRNGCFFPTPGGQLVSQGGYALQSENGAVTIPPNANRVVIASDGSITADGQPLGQLRVVRFANPQQLTATGPTLYTAPPGAGLQAAPTQVMQGFREGSNVQPADAMVRLIIGARYYDAAQRALRSLAETIQLNTRPQNS; this comes from the coding sequence ATGATCCGCGGAATGTATAGCGCGGCCTCCGCGCTCGTGGTCGCCTCGGAACAGCAAGAGGTTACCGCCCACAATCTGGCCCACGCGACGACACCCGGGTACCGCGAGCGCGGGCTGGTGTTCGAGACCTTCGACCGCGCCCTCGGGCGCGCGACCGAACCGACCGGTGACATCACCGGCGTGCGCACCGTTCAGGCCTACAACGACTTCCGCCCCGGCGCGCTCCAACAAACCAATCACCCCTACGACCTCGCGCTCGGCGACCCCGACCGCTTCTTCGTGCTCAACGGCCCGAACGGGCCGCTCTACACCCGCAACGGGTGCTTCTTCCCGACCCCCGGGGGCCAGCTCGTCAGCCAGGGCGGGTACGCCCTCCAGAGCGAAAACGGGGCGGTCACGATCCCCCCGAACGCGAACCGGGTCGTCATCGCGTCCGACGGGAGCATCACGGCCGACGGGCAACCGCTCGGGCAGCTCCGCGTGGTGCGCTTCGCCAACCCGCAACAACTCACGGCCACGGGGCCGACGCTCTACACCGCGCCGCCCGGGGCCGGGCTCCAGGCCGCGCCCACGCAGGTGATGCAGGGGTTCCGCGAGGGCTCCAACGTGCAACCGGCCGACGCGATGGTGCGGCTCATCATCGGCGCCCGCTACTACGATGCCGCGCAGCGCGCGCTCCGCTCGCTCGCCGAAACGATTCAACTGAACACGCGCCCGCAGAACTCCTAG
- the flgN gene encoding flagellar export chaperone FlgN, with protein MHTVPQQLSTTTATFLQHLRVEEQFLADVLAKANDVYAALRRGDLAAATEITTQLNADAAGLRAASAQRAAVAEHLARALGLPTKDLKLSALVESLPDPLGAEVGAARDRLTAVTTDLTAVQTRNANLLGHLRSFFRDVLADLTADDTPARYGPSGNWLAPSAGSALLTPGYPQ; from the coding sequence ATGCACACCGTGCCCCAACAGCTTTCGACCACCACCGCGACGTTCCTCCAGCACCTGCGGGTTGAGGAGCAGTTCCTCGCGGACGTACTGGCCAAGGCGAACGACGTGTACGCGGCCCTGCGCCGGGGCGACCTGGCGGCCGCGACCGAAATAACCACGCAACTGAACGCGGACGCCGCCGGGCTGCGGGCCGCGTCCGCACAGCGGGCCGCGGTCGCCGAGCACCTCGCCCGGGCCCTCGGCCTCCCCACAAAAGACCTGAAACTCTCGGCCCTTGTTGAGAGCCTGCCCGACCCGCTCGGCGCCGAAGTCGGCGCGGCGCGGGACCGGCTCACCGCGGTGACCACCGACCTCACGGCGGTTCAGACGCGGAACGCAAATCTTCTCGGGCACCTTCGATCTTTTTTTCGAGACGTGTTGGCCGACCTCACGGCGGACGACACTCCGGCGCGTTACGGCCCCTCTGGTAACTGGCTGGCCCCGTCCGCCGGCTCAGCGCTCTTGACACCCGGATACCCTCAATGA